The Pelobacter seleniigenes DSM 18267 genomic sequence AAAGCCCAACACTCCAAAGGTGGAATTGATGGCAAAACGATAAATCTCAGTGCCAAAGTCGTGGAACTTCAGCTGCAATAAAGCATTTCCCGCCCGAATCGGGGTTGTCAGGTTAGAGAAAAAGTTACGGACCGACACCCGCGCCGGCCGCGGCAACACCAGCCGGTAGCCTCTGGCGATCGGCTTAAACAGATAAAAATACAGTTTGTCATTGACCCAGAAGACCCCGCGATTCACCGGCTCGAAAGGGTCATTGATGAGAACTTCATCTGCCGGTCTGCCGGAGCTGAAATCATCAGAGAAAGCAGCATCGAAATCGTCAAACCCGGCTCCTGATCGAGCATTTGCCGCAATGTTCACAGCGGGGTCCGGCTGAGCAGCCGACACGTCCGCAATACATAGCGTGCAGGCAAATAAGGTCAAAAACAGGATACGATATAACATGAAATCAGTCCTCTTCAGCGGCTTAATCTCTTTTTTCAACAACCAAAAGAAAAGGGGCCTGGGAACGATTGGTCACGCGGACCTGCAATACCTGGTATGAGCACTCCCCAAGCCCGCTCAAAAACTCCGAAACCGTGGCGGCTTCTTCAGCCCCGCCGGGATGTCCCGGATAAACGACAACGGCCAGTCGACCACCGACCGCCAAGGCCTGAAGAGCCTGGTCAAGAGCGGCGAGCGTCGAATCCGGCCGGGTGATGATCTCCCTGGCTCCGCCCGGCAGAAAACCCAGGTTGGCAATAATACCCCGAGGAGTTCCACTGATGACCCGGGCGAAGTTCTCATGCCCGAGCAGCACCAGATCAACCCCGGCGGCTTGCTCCAGTGGTTCGTCCCAATCATAGTGAAAACGGACTGGAGCGGCCAGTTCTTTGACTTTATCCGCTGTCGCGCTCAGAGCCTGGGTTTGGATATCAAATGCGACAACCTGGCCGGCCGGACCGACCATATGCAACAGAGCCAGAGTGTCATATCCGTTTCCGGCGGTCAGATCGACGACAAGATCCCCGGCACCGACAACTTCGGCCAGCAGTTCATGCCCCCATTGAATCACCTTGGTCAGGCTGGGTTTCACGAATGCGCCACTTTCAACTTGGCTTCGATCAGTTGCCGATGTGAAAGACCGATCAGCGATCCCAACTGCCTCATCAAGGCGTCTTCGAATCGATCCAGACGACCGTCGGCATAAACCAGCTGCCAGACCGCTTCAATAATACGCTCTTTCTCTTCCTGAGAGAAAGCCCAGTTGATATCACGGGTAAACTGATGCAGATCGGTACTATTTTGCCGGGTGATCTCTGCGAATTCAAGAAGTCCGCTCACGGAATCCGCGGACACGGCAAAATGTTTCTGCAGCAATTCGCCGATCAGGGCCTGTTCCGCGGGATGAAATTCTCCATCGCTATGGGCCACTTCCAACAGAAGAACCGCCGCGGCTAGAGGAATCCGTTCCTGCCGCGCCTCTTCCTCTGCTTCTTCCGGCGCAAAAACCTGTAGCAATCTTTTTAACATAACTCAATCCGTTATTCTTTGTAGCGGATGACACGCGCCCTTTCGAGAGTAATCATACCGCCTTGCAGCATCCCGTCCAACTGAGGAATGATTTTGTCGATTTTTTCCTCATTGTCGACAACCTCAATAACCAGGGGGAGATCCTGCGAAAGGCGCAGCAGCCGATCCGTATGCAAGTGCGACCTGGCCCCGAATCCGGCAACTCCTTTGAGAACCGTGGCTCCGGCGAAACCTTCTTTCCGGAACAGCTCCAGCAGAGCTTCGTACAGCGGCCTGCCCTGGTAACGATCCGATTCCCCGATAAACACCCTCATCAGACTCTGTTCACCATCCAGTCGTTGCATAAGACCCTCGCTCATAGTGTTGTCATATGACGGGCCAGCCATATCCCGACAAAAACAAAGACCAGACAGAATGTCAGGTTCAGCAGAATATTGGCCCCGGCCTGCCAGAAACTTCCCTCTTCGATCAGCCGCATCGTTTCATAGGCAAATGTCGAAAAAGTGGTAAATCCCCCCATAAACCCAACCGTCATCCCAACCCTGAGCTCTGGAGACAACAAACTGCTGCGCAATGCAAAAGTCATCAGGAACCCCAGCAGGAAAGACCCGAGGACATTCACCAGCAGAGTTCCGAAAGGAAGCGAACGGCCAACCAACTGGTAAGTCCAGCCGGACGCCAGATAACGGGCGATGCATCCCAGCCCGCCGCAAACACCAATAAAAATTACTTGCATGTCATTTCCCGTTCCTAGCACAAAACCAAATCATCTTATTATTGATGAGGCCGGAACAACTGTCAATTACGTAGTGAACCAGACCCCGCCCCGCAGCCAGGGCCAAAAGGCGTTGCCGATACGCGGGCAAACCCGCCCGAAGGATCCCTGAGTGCCGAAAAAAAAGAAACCAACAACCAAAAGCAACCGGAAAAGAAACACAGCGGTTGCCTCATCATGAGCGGGCTTAACTAATGAAGTACAGGATAAAATTGGTCGTTCCCGCCTTGTTCCAGCAAGATCAATTGACAAAAACCTGCGGATTCCGTAGCTTCTTGTGAGCCTTCAATACTCATAGAAGAGGAATCAAGAATGAAACAACTCATCAGATACACCATATTACTCGGCATCTGCGCTCTTCTCGCCGCTTGCGGCGGATCGAAAGTCAAACCGCAGGACGATGCACAAAAATATTTTCAGCAGGGAGAACGTTACTTCGAAGGCCAACTCTACGACGATGCCATCGCCTCCTGGGAAAAAGCCAGGGACACTTTCTATTCACCCGAGCTGAACATGTTGGCCGAGCTCAAAATCGCCGAAGCGTATTTCGTTTCCAAGCGCTATGCGGAAGCAGCCTCGGCCTACAAGGATTTCCTGACCCAGCATCCGAACGACCCGCGCGAAGGCTCTATCATGTTTCGGCTGGGATTGAGCTATTACTATCAGATTCTTTCCGCAGACCGAGATCAGACCTTCACGGAAAATGCGCTGCAGACATTGCAGCAGTTTGTTGCCCGCTACCCTGATCACGCCCGCGCCCAGGAAGCAAAAAATCTGATTCTGCGCTGCCAAACACGCTTGGCGGACCACGAAGTTTACGTCGGTCGTTTTTATCTCAAAAAGGAGCAGTTCAAACCTGCCATCCATCGCCTCGAGAAGGTCCTGCAGGACTACCCCGACTACTATTATCGCGATGAAGCCTATTTTTATCTGCTGAAAGCCTACCTGGAATCAGGCCAGGCCGAAAAAGCCCAACCACTGCTGGACAAGTTGGTCAAAGAATATCCGAGCAGCGAGATGACCGAAGATGCACGCGAACTGATGGCGGATCACTAGCCGCACCGACCGGTTCCAACCAAACGTTCCCCGAGCGGCCGTCACCGATGAACCCGCCCCGTAGCCCTGAATACAATCGAAAAGGCTGCGGGGTGTTTGTTATTGGCATTAAACCGGTCCGCACTATTCTCCTACCATATAGGCCATCAATCAGACCACCAATGATATATTTTCTTGACTTGACCATTTGCCCGCTTATGATGGGCACCGTTTGTACAGGTCATTTCCAGCAAGAGCATCTTGCTCTGGAGCCTATTCCCTCGTAATTTTCACGACATCAGGTAAGCACCATAACAGCTGCCCATCCGTCGTCTAACTCAGGGGTGAACTGTTTCTCCGCCTTATTTCAATAAGGCCCAAAAACTCTTTCTTTCCTTTTCAATTTTCTTAATTCAGGAGAAAAAATATGTCTGAATACGGGACACTGGCTGATCGCGTTCATCGCAAATCGTTGCTTGACAGAGTCAAATCCGCAGAAGAATGTATCCCTTTCTTTAAAAGCGGCATGGACCTGGGCTGGTCGGGATTCACCCCCGCAGGTTATCCTAAAGCTGTGCCCATTGCCTTGGCTGACCACGTTGAAAAGAACAACCTGCAGGGACAATTGAAGTTCAACCTGTTCATCGGCGCTTCGGTCGGGGCGGAAACCGAAAACCGCTGGGCAGAACTCGATATGATCGACCGCCGCTGGCCCTATCAGACCGGTAAGAATATTGCCAAAGGGATCAATGAAGGCCGGATTCGCATG encodes the following:
- a CDS encoding class I SAM-dependent methyltransferase — translated: MKPSLTKVIQWGHELLAEVVGAGDLVVDLTAGNGYDTLALLHMVGPAGQVVAFDIQTQALSATADKVKELAAPVRFHYDWDEPLEQAAGVDLVLLGHENFARVISGTPRGIIANLGFLPGGAREIITRPDSTLAALDQALQALAVGGRLAVVVYPGHPGGAEEAATVSEFLSGLGECSYQVLQVRVTNRSQAPFLLVVEKRD
- a CDS encoding TerB family tellurite resistance protein codes for the protein MLKRLLQVFAPEEAEEEARQERIPLAAAVLLLEVAHSDGEFHPAEQALIGELLQKHFAVSADSVSGLLEFAEITRQNSTDLHQFTRDINWAFSQEEKERIIEAVWQLVYADGRLDRFEDALMRQLGSLIGLSHRQLIEAKLKVAHS
- a CDS encoding DUF190 domain-containing protein, whose translation is MQRLDGEQSLMRVFIGESDRYQGRPLYEALLELFRKEGFAGATVLKGVAGFGARSHLHTDRLLRLSQDLPLVIEVVDNEEKIDKIIPQLDGMLQGGMITLERARVIRYKE
- the crcB gene encoding fluoride efflux transporter CrcB, which encodes MQVIFIGVCGGLGCIARYLASGWTYQLVGRSLPFGTLLVNVLGSFLLGFLMTFALRSSLLSPELRVGMTVGFMGGFTTFSTFAYETMRLIEEGSFWQAGANILLNLTFCLVFVFVGIWLARHMTTL
- a CDS encoding outer membrane protein assembly factor BamD, whose product is MKQLIRYTILLGICALLAACGGSKVKPQDDAQKYFQQGERYFEGQLYDDAIASWEKARDTFYSPELNMLAELKIAEAYFVSKRYAEAASAYKDFLTQHPNDPREGSIMFRLGLSYYYQILSADRDQTFTENALQTLQQFVARYPDHARAQEAKNLILRCQTRLADHEVYVGRFYLKKEQFKPAIHRLEKVLQDYPDYYYRDEAYFYLLKAYLESGQAEKAQPLLDKLVKEYPSSEMTEDARELMADH